AAATTCACGAATACGCCCGCATCGTCGCCATCGCCGACGTTTTTGACGCCTTGACATCGGCGCGCTACCACCGAAGACAATACTCGCCGCACGAGGCGGCTGAATACCTATCCGCCGCCGGCGGCATTTTAGACTATGATCTGATCAAGCTGTTTCTCTCTCACATCGCCATCTACCCGGTCGCCACGACCGTCTTGCTCAACACCGGGCACGTCGGCGTCGTCTCGCAAGTGTTTCCGGGCTTCCCGCTCCGCCCCATCGTCCGCGTCATCAAAAACCCAGCAGGCGAGGAGCTGAAAAGCCCGTATGAGATTGACTTGCGGAAAGAGATGAACATCACGATCGTGAAAGCCGTCTGAAGCGAAAAGGACAGCGCGTGCTGTCCTTTTCTTTATCGCCGTTTGTCGTAAAACATCCCGTCAAACGAAAGCGGCTGCTCGTACGGGTGAACGTAGCGGGCGTTCGCCTGCCGCTTCGCCCCTGTCATCCGCAAGTCGCGGCGAATTTCTTCGCACACCCGAAGCAGCCGCGCCTCAATCTCTTGATTCCAAACGATGATCTCACGGCCAAGCTCTTGTTCTTCCTCGCTGTATGGCGGCCGCAGCTTCCGAAGCAGCTCCTCACGCTCCCGAAGCAGCCGATCGACCGCCGCAAGCCGCTCTTCACGCTCCTCGGACGGCCACGGCAGCGCCGTCGCCTCAAGCAACTCCTTCGTTGCGCGCCAAACATCGTGCACAACGCCCATTACGCCTGCCCGCCTTCCGCGTATTGGCGCTGCCGGTTCAGCTGAATCACTTGCTTCCACGTATCGCGAAACTCGACGACATACCCTTCCACCTCGTCCAAAATCGCCGCATCGTTTTTCACATTCGCCTCGACTAGGCGGCGGTAGATGTAGTCATACATGGTCATCATCGATTTCGCGACGTCATATTCCATTTTCAGCGTCGCCATCAATTCCAAAATGATCTTTTGCGCCTTCAACAAGTTTTCATTACGCGCCGCGATATCGCCCGTCTCGATCGCCTGGCGCGCGAGCTTGATAAACTTCAAGCAGCCGTTATACAGCATCAATGTCAACTCCCCAGGCGACGCCGTCTGCACGGCGTTCGCTTGGTAGTGTTGATACGGATTGTTCGTTGCCATCCCGATCACTCCTCTTCCACGTCAAGTGCTGCACACGTTTCAAGACTGAGGCAAGAACGTTTTTTCAGCCAAACCGCCCCCTTAAAGAGGCGTCGCGCCTTTTCAGTTGTCTCAGCCTAAAACCTCCATCATCAGGAAGCGGATCGCTTTCCGATGATGGCCAAGCGCCAACGGACGCCTGCATGCCACAGCCGCTGATCGTTATCTTTGCATGCCGCCAAAGGCATTCATCAAATACATGCTTTGTTGGTTGGCGCGCTGAATCGCCTCTTCCATCGCTGTGAATTGGCGGTAGTAGCGGTCTTCAATCTGTTTCAGCCGATCTTGAAACCGGTCAATTTGGTCATTGATCTGGATTAAATCGCGCCCGATCGCAAACTGTTGGTTCGTCCAAACGGTTTTCCCCGCCTTTTGCTCGATTTTCCCGATCGTTTCCTTGATCGTATCGCGCAGGCGGCGGGCGATGCCTTTTTCCGCATCGGTCGCGCCGTCTTGGTTAAACAACTGATAGACGGCATCCGGATTTTCCTTGATTTTCTCCCGCAGCTTCGTTTCGTCAATGATCAACTTCCCACCGTCTAGGTAATTCGACGACGTCGTAATCCCGATTTGCGCGAGCTGCGAAAACCCGCTTGGGATGTTCGCCCCTTCGACTTTCGTGTACACATTCATCCGCATTTTGCTGAGGGCGCTGGACAAAATCGAATCGCCGCGAAGCATCCCGCTCCGCGCCTTTTCTTCCCACAGCTCAATTTGCTTTTCCGTCATCGCTTCCTTTTGCTCGTCGGTAAGCGGCGGATAGTCGCGGTAGCGCTCTTCTTTCAGCTCGGCGTTGATTTTGGCGATTGTGTCGTTGTATTTGTCGACGAATGACTTGATCGAATTGAAAATGGCATCAACGTCCGTCGAGGCAGTCACGGTTACTTCGCTTGCGGTTGTTTGCTTTAATGTGTACTCATACCCGTTAATCTGAAACACATTCGTTGGACGTTCCGTTGGTAAACCGTTAATTGTAAACTGAGCGTTCTTTCCTTTTCTCCCCAACATGATCGTATTATTGCTCGGATCCTGTGTCGCAGCAGCAATATCACTGTCTTGAGGTAGCTTTAACACGTCAATCAAAAACCTGTCAGCTGTACCATCAATTACAATTTCAGCGCCTTCTGACGCATCGCCTGTATTTTTCGCCGTCAATGACACTCTGCCCGTTCGGCTATCGTAAAAAGCCACTACCCCGGCCTGAGAGCTATTAATTTTATTAATCAACGAGTTTAATGAATCAACACTCGGATCAAATTGAATCGTTGTCCACTCGGTCGGCATCGTGCCATCGCTCTTAATCGCCTTAATGCGAATCTCCTTTGTCCCGCTGCTCAACGTGTAGCCGTTATTTTTCGTGATGTTGCTATCTTGACTAAGCAGCGTTTGGGATGGATCGAAATTGGCATTGCCTACGGCAACAGCTCCATACATATAAGCATTCTCTGCCAATTGTGTCACTTTGATAGTTGATGTCAATTGGGAAGTAGAGCTAATGTTTCGAACAGAAACAGCCGCTTCATTCGAACTGATAACCGTCTGCTTCGTAAACGTCGCCTGCCGATAGATTCCATCAAAGATCGATGTATCTAACTCGCTGAGCAGCTTATTCATCTCTCGATAATCATCACGCTGCCACTCGAGCAGCTGCTTTTTCTGCTTCAATTTATCAAGCGGCATCCGCTCCGCTTTCATCAAATCGCTGACGATTTTGTCAATGTCCATCCCGCTCGCGAGGCCGCTGATGCGCAACGTATTCGCCATTTCGACTCACCACCGTTAAATTTTTTTATCCACCAAAAGCCCGACAAACTCCATCATCGCCGCGTACATATCCAACAGCTTTTTCGGCGGAATTTCGCGGATCACCTCATGCGTCTTTTCATCGATTACTTGCACGTAATACTCATTCAGCTCCTTATGCAGCTCAAACCGAACCGACGTATGGCTCGGCTGCACCAGCTCATTCAAGCCGTTGACCACTTTCTCCAATTTTTCTTCCGAAAGCGGCTGTGAAGGAGAAGAATCCTCTCCTTCTTGCGGGCGCGCCGCTGAAAGCTCGACGTCCCCCTTCGCCTGTTCACTTCGCATCGGTTCATAAGAAGGAAAAGAAGAAGACACCCGTTCAATCGTCATACGGATCCGCTCCTTTGGTTGGACGATTTCTATTGTTTATATCGGATGAAACATGGGAAGTGTGAAGGGGGGAAAGGAGAGAAATGCGGTGGGCAACGGAGAAAGAGTCCTTCTTGGAAAAATTGATGTATAATACAAGGTATCGAAAAGCAAAGGAGATGAGTACGTTGGGGTTGGAACATTTAGAGCAGTTTTTGAAACAGAAGAAAGAAGAGAGGGAGCGAAAGCAAATCAGCTGAGGCATTCAAGAAGACCAATTCCCTCGAAGACAAAGACGACATCGAATACGCATGGAAAATCGTCACTCCCCCGCCAAACATCCGGTTTATTGATCTAAATGAAGATTCTTTTTCCGACGCTTTATTAGAGGTTCTTGCGCGTCGAGACGGACGGTTTTGTCGGGGGGAGGAAAATTTTGTTTTCACCAGTCTTGTAGATCTATGCGCGATAAACAACTTTACAATGCAATGCCAGCTTTCTCGCTTTAGCGGTTGATAACATCGTTTTACTAGGGGAATCATGAATTTCGGCATGATATGGATTTCGTCGCGACGGACAATAAACAAGATGAGCGCCGATATCCATACAAAAACCGGCTTCAACATAGACGACAGCCTTTACTTTTTCCACACCAAAACGGTCTTGAAACTTAGAAACGACCTCTTCCTCCGTGCGTCCACCGTCTCGGTCAACAGAAACCCCTCTCTTATCTTTGAACAAAGCAGATGATGGACGATTGTGCTCCTCATCCCATACAATGCTCGGAAAAACAGCCCTAAACAGCCTTTCTTCCCGTCCGATCTCTGGTTTCATAAAAGTCAACAATGATTCGATTTATCTCCCGCACATCGTATGGGATCGATTTTTCCATTTCACGTCCATCTGCATATGACACAAAAACATCAATTTTGTTTTCAAAAAGTTCAAACTCCAAGTAATCTCCATTTTCTTTTTCAAACTCAAGCTGAATGCTATCTCGTGCTGTGGGGAACAGCTTCGGCTGCTTAATGATCGTGTGAATCACACTGAAGACCTTCTCAATCAATTTATCGGAAAATGAATCCGCGCCATTTCCATTCCAATCGTTCCCCAGTTCTCTGATGGCTTGCAGTTTGGCTATGTTTTCTGCCTTTCGCACTTGGTCATAAATAAAGGGAGTCACCCGTCCAAAAGAATGCTCATTTCGCCATATCACCGTTTTCATCGGTGTTGCTGTTTCCTCAACATGGGGCAACCAAACATGTTCCTCTCCCACTGTTTCCCGAATCAATGGTTCCGAAACGGGGAAACGGGCACGGACAGCTTGGGTTTTCGGCAAACGAAAATACTCGTCGATTCCAGTAGATGAAGACTTCTCTGCGCGTAAAATCATCGCTGTGTCCCCTCGTTCCGAATTTGTTCCAACATCATAATATGCTCACCCAGCCACTCGTGAAAAAGTTTCGCGGTCTCCAAATTCATCACAACCCCAGTTGACACATAGCGGATAATATTTTCTTCATGGTCAGGGGGCCGTACATCCGTCTTTCTTGCTGGCTGTCCTGTTCCTTCAAACACGTATGTTTCCTCGTAAGGCAAGGGACGGCGTTCAAAATAAAAGTTCACAACAATCTCCCCCTGCGGAGAAATTCCGCCGTGCGCCCCATTGACGTAGACAGGATTATAGTCATCAGCAAACAAGTATTTAAAATGAACGACCTTTTCTTTGCCAGACATTATACAACCTCCACGCAACAGTCTTTATTTTCATTATGACATGACATACGTTTTGAAATAAGCAAGATATAACCTGAGGCTAAAATCCTTAACGATAGCTAAATCATGAAACTGTATTTTTATTTTCTCCATTTCTATAGAAATCTCCTGCCGTGATAACCAGTAAGACTCAGAAAGCTGTTTCCGCAAAATAAAAACGAGCATGAAAAGGCTGGTGAAAGACAATCATTTCCCCTAAACCGATGGTTCACGAGCACAAAGAAGAGCAATATGATAAGGGCATTCTCTTCCCCGAGCCCCAATAAAATATCGCTCCTCTACCTCAATTCGCTCGTTGCTGGTGTGAAAAATATACAACTCTTTTTCCGGAAACGTCCGATGTTGTTGCTTATAGCTGCTCCATGCCTCAGATACATGTTCATAACAGCCGACCACCGCCATGTCTTCAATCATGCGCTTACCATGTTGAGAGCAGGCGGAGACGGCTTCCACTAAAACAAATTGGTTCGGGTATGTTTGGCGGATTTCTGCCCACCTCATCGTTTTTCGCTCCTCGTTATTTTCGATAAAAGGAGAGCACTTTGTTTACCCCTTCAATAACCGTTCTGATATCATATTCACTCATTTTTGGAAAAAGAGGAATGGTTAACGCCGTTTCATACCATTTTTCCGCAACTGGACAAATTCCTTTTTTATACCCTAATTTTTGATAATAAGGGTGAAAATAAACCGGGATGTAGTGAACATGCACTCCAATATTTTCTGCCCGCAACGCTTCAAATATCTCTTTACGCCCAACCCGGAAATGCTCCAATTGCAACTGAAGCACATATAAATGCCAGCTAGAGTCAACATATGGAAGTTGATAAGGAATGCGTACACCAGGAACGTTAGAAAACGCCTCATTATATATCGCAGCAATTTCTCGCCGTTTCTGCACAAATGCATCAAGCTTTGTCAACTGGCTGAGCCCAAGCGCTGCTTGCAAATCCGTCATTCGGTAATTGTAGCCGAGATCCACCATCTCATAATACCAAGGCCCTTCATCATTGTTTACATTTTCTGTTATAATCCCATGCGTACGAAAGCGTTTTAATTTATGATAATACTCCTCATCGTCAGTGACAATAATCCCTCCCTCACCAGTCGTAATATGCTTGACAGGATGAAAGCTGAACATCGTCATATCGGCCAACGAGCCTACTTTCTTTCCTTTATAACACGAACCTAGAGAATGAGCTGCATCTTCGATGAAGACGAGACCATATTTTCTGGCGATTTCCCGAATTGGATCTAAATCGGCAGGCTGGCCTGTAAAATCAACGGCAATAATCGCCTT
Above is a window of Geobacillus thermoleovorans DNA encoding:
- a CDS encoding flagellar protein FliT, with amino-acid sequence MGVVHDVWRATKELLEATALPWPSEEREERLAAVDRLLREREELLRKLRPPYSEEEQELGREIIVWNQEIEARLLRVCEEIRRDLRMTGAKRQANARYVHPYEQPLSFDGMFYDKRR
- the fliS gene encoding flagellar export chaperone FliS, translated to MATNNPYQHYQANAVQTASPGELTLMLYNGCLKFIKLARQAIETGDIAARNENLLKAQKIILELMATLKMEYDVAKSMMTMYDYIYRRLVEANVKNDAAILDEVEGYVVEFRDTWKQVIQLNRQRQYAEGGQA
- a CDS encoding flagellar hook-associated protein 2; amino-acid sequence: MANTLRISGLASGMDIDKIVSDLMKAERMPLDKLKQKKQLLEWQRDDYREMNKLLSELDTSIFDGIYRQATFTKQTVISSNEAAVSVRNISSTSQLTSTIKVTQLAENAYMYGAVAVGNANFDPSQTLLSQDSNITKNNGYTLSSGTKEIRIKAIKSDGTMPTEWTTIQFDPSVDSLNSLINKINSSQAGVVAFYDSRTGRVSLTAKNTGDASEGAEIVIDGTADRFLIDVLKLPQDSDIAAATQDPSNNTIMLGRKGKNAQFTINGLPTERPTNVFQINGYEYTLKQTTASEVTVTASTDVDAIFNSIKSFVDKYNDTIAKINAELKEERYRDYPPLTDEQKEAMTEKQIELWEEKARSGMLRGDSILSSALSKMRMNVYTKVEGANIPSGFSQLAQIGITTSSNYLDGGKLIIDETKLREKIKENPDAVYQLFNQDGATDAEKGIARRLRDTIKETIGKIEQKAGKTVWTNQQFAIGRDLIQINDQIDRFQDRLKQIEDRYYRQFTAMEEAIQRANQQSMYLMNAFGGMQR
- the flaG gene encoding flagellar protein FlaG, with amino-acid sequence MTIERVSSSFPSYEPMRSEQAKGDVELSAARPQEGEDSSPSQPLSEEKLEKVVNGLNELVQPSHTSVRFELHKELNEYYVQVIDEKTHEVIREIPPKKLLDMYAAMMEFVGLLVDKKI
- the pseC gene encoding UDP-4-amino-4,6-dideoxy-N-acetyl-beta-L-altrosamine transaminase, producing the protein MKLAIHGGTPVRESFLSYGQQWIDEDDIEAVVETLRSPFITQGPKIQQFEEAIARYAGAKYAVAFANGTAALHGACFAAGISRGDEVITTPITFAASANCVLYVGGTPVFVDIDEKTYNIDPSRIEKAITSRTKAIIAVDFTGQPADLDPIREIARKYGLVFIEDAAHSLGSCYKGKKVGSLADMTMFSFHPVKHITTGEGGIIVTDDEEYYHKLKRFRTHGIITENVNNDEGPWYYEMVDLGYNYRMTDLQAALGLSQLTKLDAFVQKRREIAAIYNEAFSNVPGVRIPYQLPYVDSSWHLYVLQLQLEHFRVGRKEIFEALRAENIGVHVHYIPVYFHPYYQKLGYKKGICPVAEKWYETALTIPLFPKMSEYDIRTVIEGVNKVLSFYRK